The genomic segment TCCTTTTGACATTTTCACAACCattaatattttcatcaaaatgAAATCATTCATGGAAAATTAGTTTTACAAATTACCAAACAGTCTTACTTTAGCGAAAGGGGGTTCCTTGCTACAATTCCATCGATGCAGTCTCCTCAATAATTTCTATAAGACGCATATCAAAGGTAATAGAAAATCCCTTTAAGGGTTGAAATATTGCACTACCACTTCATCTTCCATAAATTACTGCAATGCCATGTGCTATGTACACTGACCGCAAAAATTGCTTCCAACAAGCTGGCATTACCTTGCAGCCGGattttttttctctttgggaCCCTTTCTATGAGTCATCCTCCTAGCACTTACATGGCCTCGAATAAAACTCAATGCTCTAGTAATTCTGCAAGAACATTCCTCATTTTATCAACTGAAACAGGTTTAAGAATGACACCATCCAGACCAAATCTAATGCAGTTATCTTTTGTTGCCTTGTCTGTGTTCCCCGTTAGTGCTACTACTAGTGGTCTGTCCTGGCGTTTTCCAAATCTTTCACGTATGTGGCTGGCAAGTTCATAACAATCCATGCTCACATCTAAGAATACCACTCTGTGTTCCTGAGAAACAGCACGTACGCACTCATCACTAGATCCAACAGTTGTTACATCACATCCGAGGTGCATAAGAAGTCCCTTCGTCACTGACCTGCCTACCCTGTATTGAAAGAACATTCATTTTGCGTAAGTATCGATCCTGTTTCATCAAATACCAAATACACTTgggggaaaagaaaaaaaatcagaaattTATCATTTTACAGAACACAGAAAACATGCTTGACAGTTGGCTAAAACTGCTACTAATAAGTCACTAACCAACGAGATGACAAAACAAGGTAAATGAAAAGAAAAACGTCACCTGAAAACCTTCTGCCTAGAATGATTAAACATCACTAAAAATCAGTCAATTGAAAGAAAATTTTAAGGAGCTGTTTAGACACAAGTGCAACATCTTTATGTCTACCAGTCTACATGTTTGTCTGAGTTTTGTCATAAAGAGCCAAATTAGCTAAAAAGGTACACACGTACCACCTTTTTACCTTTGTAATTCGATATTACTGCTGAATGTTACCTGCATCACATTATGCTGTCTGTGCAAGCAAAACTAATGGAGTAACAGTATTATGTGAAGGTAGTCTTTAAGATGGTGGGGTATAGAGAGATGGCTCTGGTTGGACCATAGATTACATATTAACCCAAAATATTGCCAACCAGAAATTTACAAGGACAAACATAAGTGCTTAATAAGTATTGGTTTTGTAGTAAAGCTTTCTCAGGGAAGAGTGTTTTTGTTGAGATTATGATGAAATTAAGCACACTGTTTCTCACATGACTTCTAATCTTCATTGAGTGGTTTACAGTTGGCCTTTAAAGTATTTGGGAATTCCATTGGATGGTAACCCTCTTATGGTGGAGTTTCCAGACCAGTTTTGCAAAATAGTTTTGACGAGATTAGATAGTTTGAGAGGCTGACACTGATTCAATTGTCGAAGGAGAGAGGCTTACACTTATTCAATTGGTTATTTCTTGAATCCTTATTTACTCCATGACTCAATCGAAAAATTTGGCTTACCTATTTTGGAAAGTTTATTAGGGATTGTCTTCATATAAGGTTGGATGACGGATCTAAAGATCACTTGGCTGCTTGATCTTTCTTTCTTGCCCTAATGTAGCAGAGAGAGTGGGGGTTTGGATGGTAATTGAGGCCATTTAAGGTGGCTTTCTTGGGGAAAGGAGTTCAGAGGTTTCCATAGAATTCAAATGTTCTTCGAGTAGAGTGATGGGCCAGCCTTCCACCCCTCCACAGCATGGTTACAAATATGGTGTGCATGGGAAAGAGATGAATTCAATAACAGTGGTGATGTATTGGTCTAGAAATCATTAGAAAATTTTCATGTTTTACTAACTCCTCTTACTGACCCATTACTATGTTGGCAAGTGATATGGGTCAGAGCTAGATTCTGGGAAGACTGCTGGGGAAATCTTCCTTTCTGCTTCTTTTCCAATTTTATTCTAATAATCCTTGAGCCATAATGCTTCAACTTTTTTATTATTGCTTGGGAATGAGTTATCTTCATTTGGGTGGCAGGGGAAATTAATTCATCTCGATCTTAATCAAGTAAGTCCAGTGACCTGGTCCCCATTTGTTAATTTTAAATAGGTTTGTTCCTACTTCCTATTGTTTTTGTTGATAGGGTATGGTGTGGAGCAGGATCTCTTTCTCTTTGAAATGTAACATGAAGGTACTTCTTTTCATTTGTTTGAACGATTTGATTCCTTCACGATGTATCTGTTATTAGCAGGGTTTGGTCTCTTCCCCACAGGCTAAACTAGAGCTTAGAAAGAAATGAGGCTGTGTTGGCTAACAAAAACGTCATTCCATGCCAGTGGGTAAATTTTAGGGTGGGAACTGAAGCACTGTTACTATGTTTGGTAGGAAGGATGGGGAGAAGGAGGGATGGATTAACTAAGATGGATGGAGAAATAGAGGAAGGAGAGGAGAGTGACaatccttaaacttgtttggTGTAATAGGAAGGAAAGACAAGAATAATCTTTttttacaatttaaaataaataaaaatactaaaatgaatttttttttcttttttgttcaaCAATCCACCCATATATGGAGGGATTGTTTTTTGTGGGCCCTAAGGATTCACAATCAATAGCTATTTCCTTCCTTTGatctttttcttctttaccaAACAAAAATAACCTAAGGATGGATAACTTCCTTCCACACACCTTCATCCATCCTTCCTCCAATCCACCATACCAAACAAAGGGTAGAGTACAAGTTCTAGCTACGGGGCTTGAGAGAAATACAGGCATGTGGAGCTTCATATTtctattttgtgatttttttttttttctgtttttactTCATATTTCTAGTCTCCCCCTCTACTGTAGTTCAATTACTTGTGAAAACATCCATACATAAATACAGGCATGTGGAGCTTAAAACTACCATGATGGAGGTCCTATCAAACGTTAACTCAAGTGTGGAGGTATAATCATCATAACATCCTCCATGGGAGAAAGTAAAGAGAACATCAGCTATGACACTTTAACCAGTAGATCACATTTTAGAATAAGTTTCTGCAATTGATCCTgtttgaatgttatgatcacATGAAGAAGAACGCAGTTACTTAGATTTGCACCAAGGGGCTAACTGAAATGATGATTTTAGGAAGGAAATTACTATGTATAATCAAACTCAGATGCTAGGTGATTTCCAGAATCCCATCTCCAAATACCTTACTCTTACTACCTCCTAAAAAGAGAATAAATATATCTATTATGGTAGTTACTTTTAAAAGAAATTAACATTTTGattgaaatagaaagaaaaaaaggaaatTGGAACCATTGTAACATTACTAACCCATTATCATCCATAACAAGAACTTTCAGCCCTGCAAAGTTGGCCTGGATATGATTGCCTTGCACCTTAGGCATAAAAGACATCTTAGTTTCATGAGGTCGCTCTGGAAATCCAAGTTTGACAATGAAACTGGCTGTACATCCCTTGCCAAGACCATCACTATCAACCCATATACTTCCATCCATTAGATTCACAAACCTGATCATTTCAACCAAGGGAAAGGCATTGTTATTAACTAACTGCATAACAATCTATTAAACAGGCAAACTTTCAATACCACAAAAACCAGTGTCGACATTGAGTCAATGGTAAATTCAAATTTTTCAACACTCAAACTGAAGATAAACATAGCAAAAAAAGAAAGATCAGTACCTCTTGCAGATTGCTAGTCCAAGTCCACTGCCACCAGAATTTCGAGTGGCTAATGGTTGAGTCTGTGTGAATTTCGTGAATAGCTTAGGCATATCCTGGGGGCTAATTCCTGATCCCATATCTTTTACCTATGATAAAAGAAGAAAATATCAACCACagagaaaaatataattcaaaagactaaggaTCATCAAGAAGGAGGTCTCAAAACAGTACTAAAGAAAAAACAAACCTGTACACGCAAGTAAAAGTGACCATCACTTGGTACCGGAAAAAATTCTGCAGTTCGATACTCTCTTAAAGATTCTGATTTTACAACAGAAGCTGCTATTGAAATGCTGCCCTCCTTTGAGAACTTTACCGCATTACCAGAAACATTTAAAATGGTTTGCATAAGGCGTTTTTCATCACCCACCGCATATACTGGCACATCTGAAGCTAAATTCAACGTAACCAATAATTTTTTGACAGATGCAACAGGCTTTATTAAGTTAAGGACCTGCAAGCACAAAGTTCACATCCACTAAGCAATCCATGACTATGAGACATTGAACTTTAACGTAACTAACAATTGCAAGGAACACAATATCCTACCTCTTTAAATACAGAATGAAGGTTAAAGGTTCCTTTTTCGAGTTGAAGGCTGCCATCTTCAAGCCTTGAAAGATCTAATACATCATTTATAAGAGTAGCCAGAAGATTACTGCTCTTTAGTATTGTTTCAACCATCAGGCGTTGTTCTGGAGTCAATTCAGTTTCCTGCAGCAAGGAAGACAGTGCAATAATTGCATGCATAGGAGTTCTCATCTCATGGTTCATAACAGCCAAGAAATCATTGCGAGCACGAATAGCAGTTTCAGCTTCCCTCCTAGCTAGATCAAGTGCAACATTCTGCTCAAATAGAAGATCCCTAGCTCTCATTGATTCTTCCAATATAGCAGCATGTGAAAGAGCTACTGCAACCTGCATGCACATCAAGAATAGAGAAATAAATGCTTCTACTTTATAAGTCACCCAATATATTTACAAAAGAGACACGTAAAATCTTATAATTCAAAATAAACTTTATTTCAGTTTATTAATCCTTTTATTTATGTTTTGTAGACCAAGAAATTTTGAACAAATTTCAGATACCTGTACGTACTAAATTTTTTAGTAAATACCGTATTACCACAAAGCAACTCCACCTAACAAGCAGAATGAAAATCTAGTACATTAATAGTATTAAGCCCAAAACTGAGAAAATCATTTTGAATCAGAAAACATGAAACTATAGTTTGTAATAATACAAAGCATTAGCTCAAATTGAAGTTTACAAACTTATACATAGAGAGGAAAACAGCTtacacaaatttaattaatatatgtaAATAAAAAGCTTTCAGAATGTATGAACAATTTCTTCAGTTCATTTTACACCTGTAGATTAACTTTCCCATAACTTACCACCCCACACACCACCTCTTTCTTTCTCTTGACACTCTCCAACCATCATTGTGTAAATGACCGTTGGATTGACTTCACATTCAAGACCATCGATCACAAAATCTTAATGAACACTTCTGTTCATTTTACACTAAAACTACAACTCATGTTAGAAAAAGAATCCAAACAAGCCCAATTGTCCAACATCATTCGTACACAAAACCCACAAATTATCCATCATAAAAACATCTTCTTCAAGGCATCATCACTACAATATGTTGACGGATTAGGCCTTCAGAATAACAAGGAAGAAGAAACAATAGAAAAACAATAACAAAACACAAACGAGGCTGGAACAAGTAGAGAAACTttatccaaattctctatttcaaTGTTTCTATAGAGATTGCTTGAGGTTCTACAAATGGAAAAAGAATTGAGACTAATCAAGCCTTTGAATTCTTGAAGCAAGCAATTTTTTAAAAGAACTCTTGGAGAAAATTGTTAAtttttgagagctagagagagtaCCAAAGTGTGATCAGTTTTCTTGAACTCTCCAAAAATTTTTATATAGTGTTAGCACTGATCTAGGCAAACCTCCCACTTGCTttaattcaaaaacaaaatttggAGCCAAAAATCAGGAACAAGCGACGCGTCGCCACCTTGCACAGCGTAAGGTGACGCGTCACTTTCTAGGTAGCAACACATCTCAGGACAGATGGTAACACGTTACTGCCCTGTTTGGGCAATGCATTGCCTACTAGGTGGCGTCATGTCGCCTGCGGGATGGTGATGCATTGCTGCCTTGTATGGCATCGTACGACGCGTCACCTAATAGGTGGCAACACATTGCCTGAGGGAATGGCAATACCTCACCGCCCTGTACGGAATCGGACAACGTGTCGCTTGCTAGGTGGCGACACGTCGCCTAAGGGGGtggcgacgtatcgccaccctTCTTATTTTTTTGCTCCCTTTTATTGCCATCTTATTCCAAAAAATGTCAATTTGCTTCCAATATGTTTAAATGTGTTTAAATACCTCAGTGTATTAATCTAAACtcaatttaatcatattttgatgCTAATCACAAATCTCAAATTTActtgtgttttgttttattttatatttaacaaatcaTAACACAATATGACATATAGATCGAATCagaccaaataataataaaactatttAACATTTCAAATATCTATAATATTTGAAATCAAAATATCCCAAGCAATTACAATAAGACATCAACATAAGTATGTCCAGATAATCAAGGTATTCCAGGTGATTAGAGACATGGTTTCAAATAtccaagaaaataacataattagAATTTTTTAAACAAGCATCTTTTTTGTATTCCCAATTTATTTAGTGCACCTTACATCTGTGATAATTGCCACATTATCTATTTCTATAATCAATTAAACTTAAAATTAACAAAAGCAATAATCTTTCCATTAAAAAATATGGAGCTAAAATTAGGCCAAATATGAATTAGAAGCAAAGAGTTATTTGTTTGTGCATCATGGCCACTTAAAAAATTGTTTCTTTGTAGATACCAACGTGAAGCTTTTGTAAGCAATACCATATTAACAGTCTTTAGTAATAGCATCAATACCATGATAGCAACAGGTTAAAACTGTACCTGATCAGCAACTACTTCAACCAGCTCTAACTCATGAACATGCCACTGCCTTGCACTATCTGAGGGAAGCATCAAGACCATCAAAGCATAGCGCTTTGTTGAAAGCTCTGGCCAGTCATTAATTTGGAAGTTGGAAAGATGAAGAAGTGGGACTCGTACAGCAACAACTTCCCCAGGGACATACTTTCCAGCAATAGGCCGTAGCCTTGCCACTGGGGAATTTGGCGAAATTTTTAATGCACGGTTGCTACCAAAGACTTGATTTATAACAGGAAGATGAATGGGTACAGTATAACCAACTGGATTCTGCTGTCGAAGTGTGTATGAAAGTTGAAGTTCTAACCCTGTACGGGTTGGCATCCACAAAGCACACTCTTCCAAGGCCAAAGTTCTCCCTAGTTCAACCAGGGTGGTTCTTAGAATAGTATGCCTGTCAAGAGTGCTCCTTATCTCATGGGTCAACATCCTAACATGTCGACCTGTCTCTTCCTGCGTACGAATCAGGCCCATCTCCCTATCCAGCTCTGCAGCCTTGTTTTTCAAGAAGAGCTCTCTGGTTTTAACGCTCAATAAATCAGGAATTATGTGTACCAGCATAAGGGCTGTTGCACAGGACACTGCGGCTGTTAGAACCTTGGCTGTAGTCATTACGACTGCCACAGTTCTTGAATGCATGGTAAAAGTCCACAGGTTAATAAGATGAGTAGCTCCACACAATActatgaaagcaccaaactgaaCAAGGACCCATCTGTATGGAAAAACTGCAGATTTCTTGACAAAGTATATCAGCTCCAAAGGGATCGAAAAATAGGCAAGAGCAATAAAGAAATCTGAAATGTACTGGTACTTCATCAACAATTCATCAGCAGGCCACTGTGGTTCAATGCAGTTGCAGGACTCCATGATGAATGATTGAGCCATGGCCAGCTCAGCCAAATTTTCTCTTCACATTCCTAGCAACCTAATATGTGTTcacaaaaaatcccaaaaacagaatAGGTCAGGAATCCACCCAACTCAACAGGGggaaaaaacaataataattactATAAAAGCAGGTTAGGGAGGAAAGAAAAAACAGAGAAGCATATTGAATACTACTACAGTAACACCaccaaaaggaaaaaagaaacccTAAAACACAGGAAACCACTCAATTCTACTAACACCACTACTCCATTGGGTTGGGCATAATTTCAATGAGAAATCCCCAAATATGAAAAATTGAAAAAGTTCCAGATACTACAACAATCTGGAACAAGAAACAAACAACAAATTTTCTCAAAGATTAGATATTTACTGCACCACAAAAAGACCAAACTCCATCCGATACATTTGGAAAAGCATAAACCTTTAAGACACAAATCATCCATCTTAACATAAATAGGAGAAAGGATCCAAATCGTGGATTCCAATTTTTCTTCTTTGTGTAAGAAATTGCCAAAAAAGATTGAAATTAcatcaaaattaaagaaaaaatatgaattttttgatgatgatgatgatgatagtgATAAAGCACGAAGCTGTACCTGATAGGAGGGGAGCCATGGCGGACAGCTAAGATTTGTTGTTCTTGAGGGAGAAGCAGACGAAAGAAGAGCTGTGGTGGTGGGTATGGAGGTTATGTCAAGCTAAGTCTACAAGTACGTTTTCAGACATAAGCACGGAAATGGTTGATTTGCGTTGGGACAGGTAAATTAATTGAAGAGTAGCGTCCTATTCCTTTTTCGATTTTTGAGTCGGTACCTTACTTTGTGGGCCTTCTTGTGCTTTCCTTTCCGGACAATTGGTACAAAACTTTCAATATACTTTTAACAAAGTCTTTgcattattaaaaattaaataaaatgagaataatgttataaatattatatatatatatatatatggatgtcatAGTAATTGAAAAATGATTAGGTTATTCAAAACAAAATATGAGCATTACTTCTTGATTATATTCAGAGTAATTCCCTCATTTTTTTTAGGGCTTATTTATCTAAATAGGGGTTTTTcccttattaaaataacacatgcAAGAGTTTCActctctttttatatatatttctattactCTGTATTTCTTTTCATTATACTTTATATCTCAAcattcttaatagttttataatacGTTATCAACACGACTCTCCAACTATCATTATTTGTAGGTTCAAATTCTTATCATGAATCTCTAGTCATAATCATTCGTTGAATCTAAACTAGATGATTTAATATTCACCCATCATCTTGTGTTGATAACAAAACTCATTATCAAGCCTCTAAAATATTTTATTGCAAAGGTATATTTATATGATTATCATACTATATATATTGatcataaaaaaatgtatatgtgATTGTTATTTTACCATTGTGATAGTATTAGATGGTTTAATGTCTTATtatcataaatataattatattcattatatgtatgtgttcttactatctcacatatttaatattgatttctctacagtatttattttatagttatttacaaataattacATTAGAATTTGTAAAGTTCTATGTCTATgacatattgaaaaaaaaaaattatagaaccTTGAGATAAGGTCTTCCATATTTCCTGAAGATTATACAAAATTGATATTATTCATTAAGATatataaaagaaacataattgCTAAAGAATTGTGATATTTTAGCAAAATTCCCTGAAGTGAATATTTCACATATTTgtcaattatatgaaatgtatgaacacaattaaaaaaCATTGAAATGTATTATGATTGATGCAGTTGATGACTAATTTTTCAAGTCCCAAAAATTTTAAGAAATTTGCATCAAAacattaaaatatgaaataatgataaacaatattgaaaaacaaatatgaaaagAATAAACTAATTTAGATGTAACTACCTTTGATATTGACTTGGATGTGTGTTTATTGTACAATAAATAAGTTAACATGTATATCaattttgttgtacatttaaaTATTACTCCCTGAAGAGAATGATGGAAAGTAATTTTCATTTTAAAGAGTATTGATATTATTAGTCATGTTATTATATATGCAATATTTCTTGCCAGAAGCAAGTATGGTCTTTTCAATGTTATTCCTTGAAGTGAATGATTGATTACTTATGTCAATTATTCATTGCATATTCCTAGAagtgaatatctaattattagtattatagtGAACTTTATCATTGATCAAAATGTAATTTATAATTGCATTCCTCAAAGTGTTATAAAGTCACAAAGACTATTTGAAAAGGTTCTTGATGAAACCTTAACACAATATATTGCTAGCTAAagttaaacatattttatgtaaCAGTTGTAGAATTTTTATATAATTGTGAATGTGGCAAAAAAAATGACTTATAATATGTATcggttgtacatttaattatataatatttcaagtcataagaataaggaatgatttatttcattaataaatttgaccacttgttggaaataaatgagaaagaaaaataagtaatatattcatattatgattatatctatttggctacaacaaacatgattattattattgtgtattaacttgaatgaatgataagtttatatttaaaaaataattgtgCTTTTAAGCAAGCACACCATTGGATAGAtaaaattgttaaatataatgttgtTAAACATAATATATTacgaaaatcaaatggagaaatttgattcttgaagaatcaatgctattatatattttgaaggatattaaaattatttcattctctagtatataaacaaaaatgaaacttTTATAGTAGTTATATATATGTTGAAAATTTTAGTGAAATACAAAGTATAGTGAACCTGAAGTTCATTAATTGAATGATCAATTATATGCAATGAAATGTATAAATTTCCCTAAATTTAGATGAAGAATCAGaagattctttttattattaattcttaTATGGTGCTCAAGAAAATATGTATCTATATTTTGCATATGGAaagtgaaaataaatttgaatatcttgtatttttaaaagaaaatatatatatatatatatatttcaactagTTTTCAAATGTTATCCAGGtttattgttaaattattttaacttcatatatatcatttataaaagtGTCACTCATTAGAATGTTAGTGCATTTATTTCTCAAAATTTTCATAACTGTTTATAAGTTGAAATTATATTTCTTCTAAAAATTATTTtgcatatataaattatttttctatataGTTATTCAACTTGTCCAAGATGtatgagaattttttttatattattttgatgaTGAGTATTTAATTATATTCACTTTGCATTCTTGAATCATTATTGGATTTTTATTGCATAATTTCTTATCGATGTGATAAGGTTGTATGATCATGGACTTACAAGAATTATAAGCTTGTATATTTtcaactatacatatatatatgtgactcattcttgaaaattaaatatattcATAATTGTGATTTATTGAACCTAAAGTTCAATGATCCAATAATATATACGAgaacaaatattaatttattgtgaTATTTTAAAATCCCTACAagttgtattaattttttaaatattctcTCGATCAGGGGGAGAGAAATGCAGTTGGATcgatgaatattttgaaaaataatcattgcacaaaataagaactagaagttcaaaatgataaaatcatacatatGTGTATGTCAATtgaaaatcaatat from the Humulus lupulus chromosome X, drHumLupu1.1, whole genome shotgun sequence genome contains:
- the LOC133804775 gene encoding ethylene receptor, whose protein sequence is MAQSFIMESCNCIEPQWPADELLMKYQYISDFFIALAYFSIPLELIYFVKKSAVFPYRWVLVQFGAFIVLCGATHLINLWTFTMHSRTVAVVMTTAKVLTAAVSCATALMLVHIIPDLLSVKTRELFLKNKAAELDREMGLIRTQEETGRHVRMLTHEIRSTLDRHTILRTTLVELGRTLALEECALWMPTRTGLELQLSYTLRQQNPVGYTVPIHLPVINQVFGSNRALKISPNSPVARLRPIAGKYVPGEVVAVRVPLLHLSNFQINDWPELSTKRYALMVLMLPSDSARQWHVHELELVEVVADQVAVALSHAAILEESMRARDLLFEQNVALDLARREAETAIRARNDFLAVMNHEMRTPMHAIIALSSLLQETELTPEQRLMVETILKSSNLLATLINDVLDLSRLEDGSLQLEKGTFNLHSVFKEVLNLIKPVASVKKLLVTLNLASDVPVYAVGDEKRLMQTILNVSGNAVKFSKEGSISIAASVVKSESLREYRTAEFFPVPSDGHFYLRVQVKDMGSGISPQDMPKLFTKFTQTQPLATRNSGGSGLGLAICKRFVNLMDGSIWVDSDGLGKGCTASFIVKLGFPERPHETKMSFMPKVQGNHIQANFAGLKVLVMDDNGVGRSVTKGLLMHLGCDVTTVGSSDECVRAVSQEHRVVFLDVSMDCYELASHIRERFGKRQDRPLVVALTGNTDKATKDNCIRFGLDGVILKPVSVDKMRNVLAELLEH